In a genomic window of Brucella anthropi ATCC 49188:
- a CDS encoding prolyl-tRNA synthetase associated domain-containing protein, whose product MPLSPSELHDYFQKLGIEVKTVEHPPLFTVADSQSLRGEIPGGHTKNLFLKDKKDNFFLVTVEEDAVVDLKSIHQLIGAASRVSFGKSEKLMEYLGVIPGAVTVFGAVNDTAHNVQVILDADLMKYDVINGHPLTNEATTSIKREDLVAFLTSTGHEPRILAVSEGAKADTSV is encoded by the coding sequence ATGCCTTTGTCGCCGAGCGAACTTCACGATTATTTTCAGAAACTCGGTATCGAAGTGAAAACTGTCGAACATCCTCCCTTGTTCACGGTCGCGGATTCCCAAAGCCTGCGTGGTGAAATCCCGGGCGGCCATACGAAAAATCTCTTCCTGAAAGACAAGAAAGACAATTTCTTTCTCGTGACAGTCGAGGAGGACGCGGTGGTCGATCTGAAGTCGATCCATCAGCTGATTGGCGCGGCGAGCCGTGTTTCGTTCGGCAAGTCGGAAAAGCTGATGGAATACCTGGGTGTGATTCCGGGTGCAGTTACGGTGTTTGGTGCGGTCAACGATACTGCACATAATGTGCAGGTCATTCTTGATGCCGATCTGATGAAATATGACGTCATCAACGGCCATCCGCTGACCAACGAAGCCACGACTTCCATCAAGCGCGAAGACCTCGTCGCTTTCCTCACTTCCACCGGACATGAACCGCGCATTCTCGCCGTTTCCGAAGGTGCGAAAGCGGACACTTCGGTATAA
- a CDS encoding LON peptidase substrate-binding domain-containing protein: MQVGNARYRTGADIPETVPVFPLKGALLLPGGQLPLNIFEPRYLAMIENALAGKRIIGMIQPKIDGDDDETIDELDESLRPQLSNVGCLGRITTFAETGDGRLLITLQGICRFRVREEVHCRQPYRQCRIMPFLADLEEARDSSEIDRDALLGAFRDYLEAHNLEADWDSIARANNETLVNALSIMSPFGPAEKQALLEAPDLKTRAATLIAITEMVLARVKDDDFGSRLQ; the protein is encoded by the coding sequence ATGCAGGTGGGCAATGCCCGTTACAGAACGGGCGCCGATATACCCGAGACCGTGCCGGTTTTCCCGTTGAAAGGGGCGCTGCTTCTGCCCGGAGGCCAGCTTCCGCTCAATATTTTCGAACCGCGCTATCTGGCGATGATCGAAAATGCCCTGGCGGGCAAGCGCATCATCGGCATGATCCAGCCGAAAATCGATGGCGACGATGACGAGACGATCGATGAGCTGGATGAAAGCCTCCGTCCGCAATTGAGTAATGTCGGCTGTCTTGGCCGTATCACGACCTTTGCCGAAACGGGTGACGGTCGCCTGCTGATTACCTTGCAGGGTATCTGCCGATTTCGCGTGCGTGAAGAAGTACATTGCCGTCAGCCTTACCGGCAATGCCGGATCATGCCGTTTCTGGCCGATCTGGAGGAGGCGCGGGATTCGTCGGAAATCGACCGGGATGCTTTGCTGGGTGCTTTCCGCGATTATCTCGAAGCGCACAATCTGGAAGCCGACTGGGACAGTATTGCACGGGCAAACAATGAAACCCTCGTCAACGCGCTCTCCATCATGTCGCCTTTTGGCCCTGCAGAAAAACAGGCCCTTCTGGAAGCGCCCGATTTGAAGACGCGTGCAGCAACTTTGATTGCCATTACCGAAATGGTATTGGCCAGAGTAAAGGACGACGATTTCGGATCGCGGCTGCAATAA
- a CDS encoding SMI1/KNR4 family protein: MAKEIASIIEEINRIDDPTGRKLTLPDDALIHKYESATGFQFSEDYKEFLKNVSNAFVGYLSPLILNEEMGGVYGELLTTIQQARSVGLPDNWLPICEDNGDYYCIAPDGLIRFWSHDGPSDESWPNLATWADEVWIQGK, translated from the coding sequence ATGGCGAAAGAAATTGCAAGCATTATTGAGGAGATAAACAGAATTGATGATCCGACCGGGAGAAAGCTTACATTGCCAGACGATGCTCTTATTCATAAGTATGAGAGTGCGACTGGGTTTCAATTTTCTGAGGACTATAAGGAATTTCTAAAGAACGTTAGTAATGCGTTTGTAGGATATTTATCTCCGCTTATTTTAAACGAGGAAATGGGTGGAGTGTATGGAGAGTTATTAACCACGATACAACAAGCTCGGTCGGTCGGGCTACCAGATAATTGGTTGCCCATCTGTGAGGATAACGGCGATTATTACTGTATTGCACCGGACGGACTTATTCGCTTCTGGAGCCATGATGGTCCCTCGGATGAATCTTGGCCAAACTTGGCAACGTGGGCGGATGAGGTTTGGATACAAGGCAAGTGA
- a CDS encoding hemagglutinin repeat-containing protein — MATIAGINGKYAYDSLTTNENGPLLSTSLGIGFQYQKNSAEGSSSTPVPTTIRAGDTVIVEAGRDINAVGAQISAGYNADGTLSGGRGDIALIAGNDINLESAKATTENSSKNVSGGLSIDFLSPGISASFGQGKGNDKTVTNVNTHVAGSGTVYVNSGNDTNLRGATVSGETVIADIGGDLNIESQLDTATANAKQVGASLGVGSNPSGLTGGLSGSYQTAKGNAAIVSEQSGIHAGEGGFDIKVDGNTKLKGGLITSEAAPKNNRLETGTLEFEDLDTHSKWKADTYGGGITGSGPIVSPPIKEGESETGKALSAISPGEIVITDPDNQKQNIDDLRRDTTDTNTSLPGIPDLQKILSEQLKTQQLYDDAAAKAAKMIGDYASERYTEAYKNDNKAEMEFWKEGGNGPAILHAIAGGLLGGLTDFSGMLSGMAGGAMSAKLAPEIHKLVEQFVKDAGVTGSAADLMVNTITGSILQGLGAVTGGTGAAYAGNAYQNNYLNHQQLDELKKELIDCGANDNVEACKAEVSKRYSDLDFKQEKELDACRTTECVRNTLGDLYGDPQVAYLQIMELQELGLSEAVAQRLLTYQVQERWLTGGASVFEQRVMDVAAGAGYCEDHGGGDGCFLKGQALKYVSDSVTAIAFGLIGTTQLKAGTSSVDLNRSVDDIVIRTTSAGESVIVIQGKEMSIHSAQQATNRNISTDNINNAMKQQPFQYKQNGQTLDGYYDPTTNVFVGVGNRITTVVRPRNPSTYIDNLKARQ, encoded by the coding sequence ATGGCGACCATTGCCGGGATCAACGGCAAATATGCTTATGACAGCCTGACAACGAACGAAAACGGCCCACTTCTATCCACATCGCTTGGTATCGGTTTCCAGTATCAGAAGAACAGCGCTGAAGGATCGTCCTCCACACCGGTTCCAACGACAATTCGTGCTGGCGATACGGTCATTGTTGAAGCCGGGCGTGATATCAATGCCGTTGGCGCACAGATCAGTGCCGGTTACAACGCAGATGGCACGCTGTCCGGTGGTCGCGGTGATATTGCGCTCATTGCAGGCAATGATATCAATCTGGAAAGCGCCAAGGCCACAACGGAAAATTCAAGCAAGAATGTTTCCGGCGGACTATCCATTGACTTCCTAAGTCCCGGCATTAGCGCGAGCTTCGGTCAGGGCAAGGGTAACGACAAGACCGTCACCAACGTCAATACACATGTCGCAGGTAGCGGTACGGTCTATGTAAACTCCGGCAACGACACCAATCTTCGCGGTGCGACAGTCTCGGGCGAAACCGTGATTGCCGATATCGGCGGCGATCTCAATATCGAAAGCCAGCTTGATACGGCTACAGCCAACGCCAAACAGGTTGGTGCCAGCCTTGGTGTCGGGTCCAATCCATCCGGGCTTACCGGTGGGTTGTCCGGTTCTTATCAGACAGCCAAGGGCAATGCCGCAATCGTCTCCGAACAGTCCGGCATTCATGCAGGCGAGGGCGGTTTCGACATCAAGGTTGACGGCAATACGAAGCTGAAAGGTGGTCTCATCACCAGTGAAGCCGCCCCGAAAAACAATCGTCTTGAAACCGGAACGCTGGAGTTCGAGGACCTTGATACGCATTCGAAATGGAAAGCTGACACCTATGGCGGTGGCATAACCGGTAGCGGCCCTATTGTCTCTCCACCGATCAAGGAAGGCGAAAGCGAGACCGGGAAGGCTTTGTCAGCGATTTCTCCGGGTGAGATCGTCATCACTGATCCGGACAATCAGAAGCAGAATATCGATGATCTGCGTCGTGACACCACCGACACCAACACGTCGCTGCCCGGTATTCCTGATCTGCAGAAAATCCTCAGTGAGCAACTGAAGACCCAGCAGCTCTACGATGACGCTGCCGCAAAAGCCGCCAAGATGATCGGTGATTATGCGTCGGAGCGATATACTGAAGCTTATAAGAACGACAATAAAGCCGAGATGGAGTTCTGGAAGGAAGGCGGCAATGGACCTGCCATCCTGCACGCCATCGCGGGCGGTCTTCTTGGGGGCCTCACTGACTTCAGCGGAATGCTCTCTGGCATGGCAGGCGGTGCGATGTCCGCAAAACTCGCACCGGAAATCCACAAACTCGTCGAGCAGTTTGTTAAGGATGCAGGTGTCACCGGTTCAGCAGCGGACCTCATGGTCAACACCATCACCGGGTCCATCCTTCAGGGTCTCGGCGCGGTAACAGGCGGAACAGGTGCTGCGTATGCCGGGAATGCGTATCAGAACAATTATCTCAACCATCAACAATTAGATGAGTTGAAAAAAGAGCTCATAGATTGTGGTGCAAACGATAACGTCGAAGCATGCAAGGCGGAAGTCTCAAAACGTTATTCTGATCTGGATTTCAAGCAGGAAAAGGAACTAGATGCATGCAGGACGACTGAATGCGTTCGGAACACATTGGGCGATTTGTATGGTGATCCTCAGGTCGCTTATCTCCAGATAATGGAACTACAAGAGCTGGGTTTGAGTGAAGCAGTGGCGCAACGACTGCTTACTTATCAGGTCCAAGAGCGTTGGCTGACTGGTGGTGCGAGCGTATTTGAGCAACGGGTGATGGACGTTGCCGCAGGTGCAGGCTATTGCGAGGATCATGGAGGAGGAGATGGGTGTTTCCTCAAAGGACAAGCACTGAAATATGTTTCCGATAGTGTGACCGCGATAGCATTTGGTTTGATCGGAACAACCCAATTGAAGGCAGGTACCTCATCGGTTGATCTGAACAGATCTGTAGACGATATTGTCATTAGGACGACGTCTGCTGGGGAGTCAGTGATTGTCATTCAAGGCAAAGAAATGAGTATTCATTCAGCCCAGCAGGCCACAAACCGCAATATTTCAACAGACAATATAAATAATGCTATGAAGCAGCAACCTTTCCAGTACAAGCAAAATGGTCAGACCTTGGATGGATATTATGATCCAACCACAAATGTTTTTGTGGGTGTTGGTAACAGAATTACCACTGTTGTTCGCCCGCGAAATCCCAGTACATACATCGATAACTTGAAGGCGAGGCAATGA
- a CDS encoding tyrosine-type recombinase/integrase, with the protein MSKVIAKPNLLFKTASEWRKTKSKDPFLFKSFFNASERDTHLSKLVELYEAREDYRLNKLDDNSRRKHLNPRRLAIKTLIDHIGTDKLVSELTRDDAKSFHAFLKKKISDGKTVENTANKYVMHIRTLLSGFNKEHDLNDGTVFDKLNFDEDDDESNTSVYSTEFIKRRWLTGNPFESMNDCARALLFAMIDTGCGYKELCGLDPNTDIKLNHAVPHIIIRVNKTRGTKTKFRKRIIPLVGLALKAFQEFPKGFTRYADPNGPDNASNAIRKFLNENNLNESDDHSPRGLRHLFADRMREHNVPEELQSRLMGHKFKTMTARYGKGHYLQTTQKFLKNLENDFK; encoded by the coding sequence TTGAGCAAAGTCATCGCAAAGCCCAACCTTCTCTTCAAAACTGCATCTGAATGGCGCAAAACCAAGAGCAAGGACCCGTTCCTTTTCAAGTCATTCTTCAATGCCTCGGAACGCGATACTCATCTGTCCAAGCTTGTTGAGCTCTATGAAGCTCGGGAAGACTACCGACTAAACAAGCTCGACGACAACTCACGCCGCAAGCATCTTAATCCACGAAGGCTGGCGATCAAAACTTTGATCGATCATATCGGGACCGATAAACTGGTGTCTGAGCTCACACGTGACGATGCCAAAAGCTTTCATGCATTCTTGAAAAAGAAAATAAGTGATGGGAAAACTGTCGAAAACACAGCGAACAAATACGTCATGCATATTCGCACGCTGTTATCCGGCTTTAACAAGGAGCATGACCTCAATGATGGGACAGTCTTCGACAAATTGAACTTTGACGAGGACGATGATGAATCGAATACGAGCGTCTATTCAACAGAATTCATCAAAAGGCGCTGGCTCACTGGCAATCCCTTTGAAAGCATGAATGACTGCGCACGCGCTTTGCTCTTCGCGATGATCGATACAGGATGTGGATACAAAGAGCTATGCGGGCTTGATCCAAATACCGACATCAAGCTCAATCATGCAGTCCCGCACATAATCATACGGGTTAACAAAACGCGGGGAACCAAGACCAAGTTTCGCAAACGCATTATTCCCCTCGTCGGACTGGCGTTGAAAGCCTTTCAGGAATTCCCAAAAGGTTTCACGCGCTATGCAGACCCTAACGGGCCGGATAACGCTTCGAACGCCATTCGCAAATTCCTGAATGAGAATAATCTGAATGAAAGCGATGATCATTCACCGCGTGGCTTGAGACATCTGTTTGCCGATAGAATGCGGGAACACAACGTTCCAGAAGAATTGCAGAGCAGACTCATGGGTCATAAGTTCAAAACAATGACCGCCCGTTATGGGAAAGGCCATTATTTGCAAACCACCCAGAAATTCTTGAAAAACCTCGAGAATGACTTCAAATAA
- a CDS encoding Trm112 family protein encodes MDDKTQTGNIDVRLLELLVCPLTKGPLEYDAEHGELISRKAKLAYPVRGGIPIMLPSEARSLTE; translated from the coding sequence ATGGACGACAAGACGCAAACCGGCAATATCGACGTACGTCTGCTGGAACTTCTCGTATGCCCGCTTACCAAAGGGCCGTTGGAATATGACGCGGAACATGGCGAGTTGATCTCGCGCAAGGCAAAGCTTGCCTATCCGGTCCGGGGTGGAATCCCGATCATGCTGCCATCCGAAGCGCGCAGTTTGACGGAGTGA
- a CDS encoding recombinase family protein, which translates to MFLRAYLRASTKDQDANRAKDDLIAFAKERGLKIAAFYVENESGASLDRPELFRLLSDSQPGDVLLIEQVDRLSRLNSADWEQLKAEIRIKQIRVVALDLPTSWSMASENTDEFTLRMFEAINSMLLDMIAAIARKDYDDRRRRQKQGIDKAKADGKYKGRPENKSRNAALLKMLESGQSWNSIIAATGCSRSTLSKLRKSTIVNSAS; encoded by the coding sequence ATGTTTTTACGTGCCTATCTTCGAGCCTCTACAAAGGATCAAGATGCCAATCGAGCGAAAGACGATCTGATTGCATTTGCCAAAGAGCGTGGTTTAAAGATCGCGGCCTTCTATGTCGAAAACGAAAGCGGCGCTTCCCTTGATCGCCCGGAATTATTCCGTCTGCTTTCCGATAGCCAACCCGGCGATGTACTCTTAATTGAGCAGGTGGACCGGTTGAGCCGTTTGAACTCTGCCGACTGGGAACAGCTGAAGGCAGAAATTAGAATAAAACAAATTCGCGTCGTTGCGCTTGACCTTCCGACTTCATGGTCAATGGCTTCGGAAAATACGGATGAGTTCACGCTTCGAATGTTTGAGGCGATCAATAGCATGCTTCTGGATATGATCGCTGCCATCGCTCGGAAAGATTACGATGATCGCAGACGGCGACAAAAGCAGGGAATTGATAAAGCTAAGGCTGATGGAAAATATAAAGGCAGGCCAGAAAACAAATCACGGAATGCAGCACTTCTTAAAATGCTGGAGAGTGGCCAAAGCTGGAATAGCATAATTGCCGCAACTGGCTGCAGCCGCTCGACCCTTTCGAAACTACGAAAATCGACAATCGTTAATTCAGCAAGCTAA
- a CDS encoding HNH/ENDO VII family nuclease → MSAISPGEIVITDPDNQKQNIDDLRRDTTDTNTSLPGIPDLQKLLDEQLKTQQLYDDAAAKAAKMIGDYASERFAEANRNQNTEEMEFWKEGGTGPAILHAIAGGLLGGLTDFSGMLSGMAGGAMSAKLAPEIHKLVEQFVKDAGVTGSAADLMVNTITGSILQGLGAVTGGTGAAYAGNAYQNNYLKHAEREEFDKARFDCSQGNQEACKIADDLRQKSYERDELLDRCRGDYSNECQQARAELRYAAAEYIDLARKGLGDPSSPLYYSERHMVFVGAAKYADEKDTYVLPQELLSSLSDPKSLQIATGNPQEVSQALRGPISLGLIAGAALIEGGLRPRGTIKREGGNVDEIVPSSRKATSADVESYFQQNRQYWSNDPIVVSGNKVYQRNDLIDPKYVDPRTGKTNLELMQSGRAPIGPDGNPINLHHMTQSQTGPIAELTQTFHQKNSSTIHINGSDIPSGINRAEFSIWRRDYWKNRANDF, encoded by the coding sequence TTGTCAGCCATCTCGCCCGGCGAGATAGTCATCACTGATCCGGATAATCAGAAGCAGAATATCGACGATCTGCGTCGTGACACCACCGACACCAACACGTCGCTGCCCGGCATTCCCGATCTGCAGAAGCTTCTTGATGAGCAGCTGAAGACCCAGCAGCTCTACGATGACGCTGCCGCCAAAGCTGCCAAGATGATTGGTGATTATGCTTCAGAGCGATTTGCTGAGGCAAATAGGAATCAAAACACAGAAGAGATGGAGTTCTGGAAGGAGGGTGGAACTGGCCCGGCCATCCTGCACGCCATCGCGGGCGGTCTTCTTGGGGGCCTCACTGACTTCAGCGGAATGCTCTCTGGCATGGCTGGCGGTGCTATGTCGGCAAAACTCGCACCGGAAATCCACAAACTCGTCGAGCAGTTTGTTAAGGATGCAGGTGTCACCGGTTCAGCAGCGGACCTCATGGTCAACACCATCACCGGGTCCATCCTTCAGGGTCTCGGCGCGGTAACAGGCGGAACTGGTGCTGCGTATGCCGGGAATGCGTATCAGAATAACTATCTGAAGCATGCTGAGCGAGAGGAGTTTGACAAAGCTCGTTTTGACTGTTCGCAAGGGAATCAGGAAGCTTGCAAGATTGCAGACGACCTTAGACAGAAATCGTACGAAAGAGACGAATTGCTCGACAGGTGTCGAGGCGACTACAGTAATGAGTGTCAACAAGCTCGCGCTGAGTTGCGCTATGCAGCGGCTGAATACATAGATTTGGCGCGTAAAGGTTTGGGCGATCCGAGCAGCCCGCTCTACTATAGCGAACGCCATATGGTGTTTGTGGGTGCGGCAAAATATGCAGACGAAAAAGATACGTATGTTCTGCCGCAGGAGTTACTCTCGAGTTTAAGTGACCCAAAATCATTACAAATTGCTACTGGGAATCCTCAGGAGGTTTCACAGGCTTTGAGGGGGCCAATTTCGCTGGGCCTCATTGCTGGCGCTGCGTTAATTGAAGGTGGCTTAAGACCAAGAGGGACGATAAAGCGGGAAGGTGGAAATGTTGACGAAATCGTACCTTCAAGTAGGAAAGCCACCTCAGCTGATGTCGAAAGCTATTTTCAGCAGAACAGGCAGTATTGGTCGAACGATCCAATTGTCGTCAGCGGAAATAAAGTCTATCAACGTAATGACTTAATCGATCCGAAATATGTCGATCCGAGAACAGGAAAGACCAATCTTGAATTAATGCAGTCTGGCCGAGCCCCTATCGGTCCCGATGGAAATCCAATAAATCTCCATCATATGACGCAGTCTCAAACAGGACCGATTGCAGAGTTGACGCAAACTTTCCATCAGAAAAACTCGAGTACGATACATATTAACGGAAGCGATATACCGTCGGGTATTAATCGTGCAGAGTTTAGTATATGGAGGCGGGATTACTGGAAAAATAGGGCAAACGATTTTTAG
- a CDS encoding DUF6538 domain-containing protein, translating into MKKVSADIPYLYEHNGFYLYRRAVPPFLRKAAGKREIKSSLRTSSKSEALQLYGEADIAAEQRLKMLQDGVSTKEAILFEAFAAQEAINSLI; encoded by the coding sequence TTGAAAAAAGTTTCTGCTGATATTCCATATCTTTACGAACATAACGGTTTCTATCTCTACCGACGGGCAGTCCCGCCATTCCTGCGCAAAGCTGCTGGAAAAAGAGAAATAAAATCCTCCCTTCGAACATCTTCAAAAAGCGAAGCACTTCAGCTCTATGGTGAAGCTGATATTGCCGCTGAACAGCGATTGAAGATGTTGCAGGACGGCGTCTCAACAAAAGAAGCGATTTTGTTCGAGGCTTTTGCGGCTCAAGAGGCCATCAACTCATTGATTTGA
- a CDS encoding DUF2283 domain-containing protein, with protein MKISYDDSVDAAYINLNDEFSPTLVDYTYCCDPNLVDGQIHLDFDNDGRLVGIEILQASKKLHSSLLTKNNDSRLD; from the coding sequence ATGAAGATTTCGTATGATGACAGCGTCGATGCGGCTTATATAAATCTCAACGATGAATTTAGTCCAACGTTGGTTGACTATACCTATTGTTGTGATCCGAATCTTGTCGACGGTCAGATTCACCTTGATTTTGACAATGATGGACGACTGGTCGGCATAGAGATTTTGCAGGCCAGTAAAAAACTCCATTCATCGTTATTAACGAAAAATAATGATAGTCGACTGGATTAA
- the trxA gene encoding thioredoxin — protein sequence MTSQNNPYAGAGGQMTANVSFGSAPAAAGGTDLVKDTTTAGFQADVITESRNQPVLVDFWAPWCGPCKQLTPIIEKAVRDAGGAVKLVKMNIDDHPAIAGQLGIQSIPAVIAFVNGQPVDGFMGAVPESKVKEFIAKIGGPSDAEAALAEAITAANELIEAGDFVQASEIFSSILHAVPDNVDAIVGLATCLLESGDAEKAREILAQLPADKQNAPAVRALEARLALADQVKLIGDPIALEKRIQADPKDYHARFDLAQVRNAQGRREDAASELLFIMKSDREWNEDGARKQLLQFFEAWGNADPATLGARRKLSSLLFS from the coding sequence ATGACCAGCCAGAACAATCCTTATGCCGGTGCAGGTGGCCAGATGACGGCAAATGTTTCTTTCGGTTCGGCACCAGCCGCTGCCGGAGGAACTGATCTCGTCAAGGACACGACGACGGCAGGTTTCCAGGCGGATGTAATTACCGAATCCCGCAATCAGCCCGTGCTGGTGGATTTCTGGGCGCCATGGTGCGGACCTTGCAAGCAGCTGACACCGATCATTGAAAAGGCCGTGCGGGACGCTGGTGGCGCCGTCAAACTGGTCAAGATGAATATCGACGATCATCCGGCCATTGCTGGTCAGCTTGGTATTCAGTCCATTCCGGCGGTCATTGCTTTCGTCAATGGCCAGCCGGTCGATGGTTTCATGGGGGCCGTCCCTGAATCGAAGGTGAAGGAATTCATCGCCAAAATCGGTGGGCCGAGCGACGCGGAAGCGGCGCTTGCCGAAGCCATCACAGCCGCGAATGAGCTGATCGAAGCCGGTGATTTCGTTCAGGCGTCGGAGATTTTCTCGTCCATCCTTCATGCCGTTCCAGATAATGTCGATGCGATTGTCGGTCTTGCGACCTGCCTTCTGGAATCCGGCGATGCGGAAAAGGCGCGGGAAATTCTGGCCCAGCTTCCGGCTGACAAACAGAATGCGCCTGCCGTTCGAGCGCTGGAAGCGCGCCTTGCACTGGCTGATCAGGTCAAGCTCATCGGTGATCCGATTGCGCTTGAGAAGCGAATTCAGGCTGATCCGAAGGATTATCACGCCCGGTTTGATCTTGCGCAGGTGCGTAATGCACAGGGGCGGCGTGAAGATGCGGCTAGTGAGCTGCTTTTCATCATGAAGTCCGACCGCGAATGGAATGAAGACGGCGCACGCAAGCAGCTGCTCCAGTTTTTCGAGGCATGGGGCAATGCCGATCCGGCGACGCTCGGCGCGCGGCGCAAGCTTTCGTCGCTTCTGTTCTCCTGA
- a CDS encoding SMI1/KNR4 family protein, with product MTTEREEFDRLCQAGEVSGPVGDLAIAQAEADLGVQFPLEYRELLQKYGAVLAGGLEVYGLPKMERNDPPLWQDVVAVTKQLREWKQIGADRQSFIPICDDGSGVYFYLDTLASPATKIYAVGPGKEQAFETSLFRFLLDLSGGKVIV from the coding sequence ATGACTACAGAACGTGAAGAATTTGATAGATTGTGTCAGGCAGGAGAGGTTTCCGGGCCTGTAGGAGATTTGGCAATTGCGCAGGCTGAAGCTGATCTGGGGGTTCAGTTTCCGTTGGAGTATCGTGAGCTGTTGCAGAAATATGGCGCTGTGTTGGCAGGCGGACTCGAAGTTTACGGACTTCCCAAAATGGAAAGGAACGATCCCCCGCTATGGCAAGACGTTGTTGCTGTGACCAAACAACTTCGGGAGTGGAAACAGATTGGAGCTGACCGCCAGAGCTTTATCCCCATTTGTGATGACGGCAGTGGGGTTTATTTCTATCTCGATACGTTGGCCTCCCCAGCTACCAAAATTTATGCAGTTGGACCGGGAAAAGAGCAAGCGTTTGAAACTAGTCTGTTCAGGTTTTTGCTTGACCTCTCAGGTGGAAAAGTAATTGTCTGA
- a CDS encoding GIY-YIG nuclease family protein has translation MIFKNVGTVMPVWNLHRVDPGFIYIVENHGKYKIGKSKRARIRLSAAKTWLPDMKLVGHKPFWGMSHHERCFHTGFARYWYSGEWFDFNGDDNVKDILLQGFTAFSDEDPDRNSVDFIYWFNGDGMAEFVREQVTQKLSLPRFQRQESFNQRRSD, from the coding sequence ATGATTTTCAAGAACGTTGGTACTGTCATGCCAGTCTGGAATCTGCATCGGGTGGACCCCGGCTTCATCTATATCGTCGAAAACCATGGAAAATACAAAATAGGCAAATCAAAACGTGCTCGAATCCGGCTCAGTGCTGCGAAGACATGGCTGCCTGACATGAAGCTGGTTGGGCATAAGCCTTTTTGGGGGATGTCTCACCACGAACGTTGTTTCCATACTGGTTTTGCCAGATATTGGTATTCGGGAGAATGGTTTGATTTCAATGGTGACGATAACGTCAAAGATATTCTACTACAAGGTTTCACCGCCTTTAGCGATGAGGACCCAGATCGCAACTCTGTTGACTTTATATACTGGTTTAATGGTGATGGAATGGCCGAATTCGTACGAGAGCAAGTCACCCAGAAACTGTCTCTTCCACGATTTCAAAGGCAAGAATCTTTCAATCAAAGGCGAAGTGATTAG